The Arachis hypogaea cultivar Tifrunner chromosome 16, arahy.Tifrunner.gnm2.J5K5, whole genome shotgun sequence genome contains a region encoding:
- the LOC140180239 gene encoding uncharacterized protein, with amino-acid sequence MLFRKLFNRVEDIFTERNDPLIWSRELERHFSGSYSYACVRAQPGPQLEFSYVELGSRATLVGIYDGHNSLEVALHAYENLFDHLIDEPARFHFQCQHPEPHAFTTDDFGVFLVKGIVKEAQKVAARINRYAYINLRNNTNNRNEVHDDKTVVVVFLDSKKLVRRNEAIPKVSVLAFSEANQNSRFAAVDELMS; translated from the exons ATGTTATTCAGAAAGTTATTCAACAGAGTCGAAGACATTTTCACGGAGCGTAACGACCCGCTTATATGGAGTAGAGAGTTGGAACGACATTTCAGTGGGTCGTACTCCTATGCTTGCGTGAGAGCTCAACCTGGACCCCAACTTGAGTTCAGTTATGTAGAGCTTGGCTCCAGAGCAACTTTGGTAGGGATTTATGATGGCCACAATAGTCTCGAAGTGGCTTTGCATGCTTATGAGAACCTTTTTGATCATTTAATTG ATGAACCTGCAAGATTTCATTTTCAATGCCAACATCCTGAGCCGCATGCATTTACTACGGATGATTTCGGAGTCTTTTTGGTCAAAGGCATAGTTAAG GAGGCACAAAAGGTGGCAGCGAGAATTAATCGTTACGCATACATCAATCTTCGAAACAATACAAATAATCGAAATGAGGTCCACGATGATAAGACAGTCGTAGTAGTTTTTTTAGATTCTAAAAAATTAGTCAGGAGGAACGAGGCAATACCAAAGGTATCTGTGCTAGCATTCAGTGAAGCCAATCAAAATTCAAGGTTCGCAGCTGTAGATGAGTTAATGTCTTAA